The sequence GGCGTACCGGGTGCTGGTGGACGAGATGCTCGAGCCGGACGCCGAGCCCGACGCCAACCTGGGGGTGAAATTCCAGATGCGCTACTCGGTGCCGTTGTTCGTCTTCGGCAGTGGCGCCGGGATGGCCAGCGACGCCAAGGCCCGGCCCGGTATCCAGCCACTGGCACCGCAGCTCAGCTTCAGCCTGCAACAGGAGGGTGGGCAACGCTTCCTGCTGCTGCACAACCAGGGGCCGGCCCACGCTCGTCTGTCGGAGGTACGCCTGAGCCAGGGCGGCCGCAGCGTGCCGCTGGCCGAGGGCCTGCTCGGCTATGTGCTGCCCGGTGCGCGGATGCGCTGGGTGCTGCCGGCCGGGGTAGCGGACAGCGGACTCGGCATGGAGGCGAGGATCAATGAGTGGCGTGAGCCCCGGACGATTCCCGGCCAGTGACCCCGGCGCGGTGCGGGAGGGAGCATGGCGCGACGGCACGGGGGCAAGCTCGTCAGCTCTGGCGCGGGCCGCGTGGTCGCGCTGGCCCTGGCCCTGCTGCTGGGCACGGCTGCCGTGGCGGCCCAGGAGCCGGAGCAGCGCTACCAGCTCTACCTGCAACTGCAGATCAACCAGATGCCGACCCAGAGGATCATCCCGGTGACCGTGCAGGGCGGCCGCTATTTCGCCGACGCGGACGAGCTGCGCAGCGTCGGCGTACGCCTGGCGCACGGCGCCAGCGGCTTGCAGGCGCTGGACGCCATCGCCGGTCTGGGCAGTCGCTACGACCAGGAGCAGCAACGGCTGGACCTGACCTTGCCCAGCGAATGGCTGCCGCACCAGCAACTGGGCCAGACCAGCGTCTACGACATGACGCCGGCGCAAAGCGACCTGGGCCTGCTGTTCAACTACGACTTCTTCTACAACAACAGCGAAGACGCCGCCCAGTTCCTCAGTGGCTTCCTCGAGCAGCGCGCCTTCGGCGGCTTCGGGGTGCTGGACAACACCGGGGTCTACCGCCACACCTTCGACGACCTCGAGGAGAACGATGACGGCTACCGTCGCTTCGACAGCTTCTGGCGCTACAACGACCAGCCGCGCATGACCAGCTACCAGGCCGGCGACCTGGTCACCGGCGCCCTGACCTGGAACAGCGCGGTGCGCCTGGGCGGCGTGCAGGTCGCGCGCAACTTCGGCCTGCGCCCGGATCTGGTCACCTATCCGCTGCCGCGTTTCAACGGCGACGCCCAGGTGCCCACCTCGGTGGACCTGTTCATCAACAACGCCAGGGTCAGCAGCGACCAGATCGCGCCGGGCCCCTTCACCCTCAGTAACGTGCCCTTCATCAGTGGCGCGGGTACCGCCACCCTGGTCACCACCGACGCCCTCGGCCGCCAGGTGGCCACCACCGTGCCCTTCTACGTGACCAACAGCCTGTTGCAGCAGGGCCTCTACGACTACTCGCTGTCCCTCGGCCAGTTGCGCGAGGACTACGGCCTGAAGAACTTCTCCTATGGCAGCCGGGCCGCCAGCGGCACCTTCCGCTACGGGGTGAGCGATGCCTTCACCCTGGAGAGTCATGCCGAACTCGGCGAGGACCTGCGCCTGGGCGGCCTGGGCGGCACCTTCGCGGTGGGCCGCTGGGGCACGCTCGGCAGCTCCTACACCAGCAGCCACTACGGCGGCGAGCGGGGGCAGCAGTACAGCCTCGGCTACAGCTACTTCTCACCGCTGTTCGGCGTGGGCCTGCAGCGCCTGCAGCGCAGCACCGGCTACGTCGACCTCGGCCGGGTCGGAGCCCTGGAGGATGGCGTGCTGGGCGGTGCCCTGGCGCGGCGCATCGACCAGGCCACCTTCTCGGTCAATCCACCGCAGCTGGGCAGCTTCGGGGTCGGCTACTTCGCCAGCGAATCCATGGACGGCGAGCGCACCCGTCTGGTCAACCTGTCCTGGTCGCGCAGCCTGTGGGGCAACAGCAGCCTGTACCTGGCGTTCAACCGCGAGATCGGCGGGGACGGCTATTCGGCGCTGGCGCAGTTCATCCTGCCCTTCGACCTCTACTCCACCTTCAGTGCGTCCATCGAGCGCGACAGCCAGGGCGACTACCGCCAACGGGTCAACTACGGACGCGCACCGCCCAGTGACGGCGGTGTCGGCTACAACCTCGCCTACGGCATCGGCAACGGCCACTACCGCCAGGCCGACGTCACCTGGCGCAATCGCTTCAACCAGTTGCAGGCGGGGGCCTACGAGGACGATGGTCGGCGCACCGTCTGGGGCGACATGAGTGGCTCGGTGGTGGCCATGGACGGCAGCCTGTTCGCCGCCAACCGGATCAACGACGCCTTCGTGCTGGTCAGCACCGACGGCTTCGCCGATGTCCCCGTGAGCTTCGAGAACCAGCCCATCGGCCGCACCGACCGCGACGGGCACCTGCTGGTGCCCTGGGTGCCGTCCTATTACCGCGGCCGCTACGAGGTCGACCCCCTGGAGCTGCCGGCCAACGTGCGGGTGCCCGAGGTGATCCGCAACGTCGCTGTGCACCAGGGCAGTGGCGCCCTGCTGGAATTCGGCATGCGCCGGGTGGTGGCGGCCAGCATCCTGCTGGTCGACAGCCGGGGCGAGGTGGTGCCCAGGGGCAGCAAGGCGGAACTCGTCGGCCAGGGGACCACCGCCTACGTCGGCTGGGACGGCCTGGTGTATTTCGAGGGGCTCGGCGAGCGCAACCGGATCCGGGTGGAGCGGCCGGATGGCGGCCGCTGCGAGCTGTCGTTCGAGCTGAAGGACCCCGGCGGCGAGCTGGCCCAGGTCGGCCCGCTGACCTGCCGCTGACAGGCAAAGGAGAAGGCATGGCCGGGAAACTGCTGCGTTGGATGCTGGTGTCGGTCCTCCTGCTGGGAGCGGGCAGGGCGCTGGCGGCCTGCGCCGTGACCGCCTCGCCGCTGGTCAGCCTGGGCAGCGTCAGCTCGCTGAGCCTGATCACCACGGCCCAGGGCAATATCGGTGGCGCCGGCCTGCGCTGCGCCAGCGTGATCGTGCTGCTGGCCAACAACTACATCCGCGCCACCCTGCAGACTACCCCGCTGGTGCTCAGCGACGGCGCGGGTCACAGCATTCCGTTCAAGGTCTTCACCCGCAACGGCGGCACCGAGCTGCAGCCCAACGTGCCGCTGGAACTCTCCGACCTCACCGTCCTCGGCCTGCTGGCCGGCGCCACCGGGCTGCCCCTGTACTTCCAGGTGCCGGCCGGCCCCAATGTGCCCGCCGGCACCTACACCGCCACGGTGAACATCAACTGGCAGTACGCGATCTGCGAGAACGGCGTGCTGGTGCTCTGCGGCTGGCAGCGCAGCCCGGGGCTCACCCAGAACTGCCCGGCGAACCTGTGCGGCGCGCCGAGCAACTGGGGCACCGGCTCGATCGCCTCGATCCAGCTCACCCTGCTGGTGAGCAAGGCCTGCATCATCAACAGCACCCCGCCGGTGGACCTGGGGAACCACGCGCTGATCAGCCAGTTCAGCCGGGTCACCACCAGCGTGGGGGTGACCTGTACCAACACCGAGGGCTACACCATCGGCTTCGACAACGGCGAGAACTACCAGGCGCCCTGGCGCCGTTTGGTCTCCGGGACTTCGCACATCAACTACAACCTCTACTTCCCCGCCAGCGGCACGGTCTGGACCACCGCCCAGACCCAGTCGGCCAACGGCAACGGCGCGCAGCAGAACTACCAGTTCGACGCCAGCGTCGACCCGACCCAGGCCAACGTGCCCGCCGGCACCTACCTCGACAATGTCACCCTGATCATCAACTACTGAGGCGGCGCGGCGGTGTACCCTGCGGGCAACGAACTCAGCCGTTGGAGACAGAGATGAGCCTGGCGCAGTACCGCCACTGGGTGTTCGACATGGATGGCACCCTGACCATTGCCGTGCACGACTTCGCCGCCATTCGCGTGGCCCTGGAGATCCCGCCGGAGGACGACATCCTCCACCACCTCGCCGCGCTGCCCGAGGACGAAGCCGCCGCCAAGCACGCCTGGCTGCTTGCGCACGAACGGGAACTGGCGCTCAACGCCACGCCCGCCACCGGTGCCCTCGACCTGGTGCGCGAACTCCACGGGCGCGGTTGCCAGCTCGGCATCCTCACCCGCAACGCCCACGAACTGGCGCTGCTGACCCTCCAGGCCATCGGCCTCGACGACTGTTTCGCCAGCGCCGATATCCTCGGCCGTGGCGAGGCGCCGCCCAAACCCCATCCGGGCGGCCTGCTGCACCTTGCCGAACGCTGGCAAGTGGCCCCCGGCGAGCTGGTGATGGTGGGCGACTACCGCTTCGACCTCGACTGCGGCCGCGCGGCCGGCGCCGCCACGGTACTGGTCAACCTGCCGGAGAACCCCTGGCCGGAACTGGTGGACTGGCATGCGCGGGATTGTGGGGAGTTGCTGCGGCTGAGCCGGGGGTGAGAAAGGGCTGATTCGTCCTGAGGTGGGTGGGGGAGGTGGCAGGCTGGTGCGAATTCAGCCATGGGGCATGGAGGAAGCCACCATGCGCAAGCCGCCCATCGATGAGGAACATCTGGAGTTCAGCCGTGCGCTGAGGCGTACATCGACAGACGCCGAGCTGTATCTCTGGCACCGCCTGCGAGGCCGCCAGCTTCAAGGCTTGAAGTTTCGCCGCCAGCATCCGGTCGGCCCCTTCGTCCTGGATTTCTACTGTATGGAGACGTGCCTTGCAGTGGAGATCGATGGTGGGCAGCACTACCTGGATCCTCGGAGGGATCAGTTGCGGGATGGCTGGCTGGCGGAGCAGGGAATTCGGGTGCTGCGCTTCAGTTCGAGAGAAGCCTTGCGCGAGACGGAGGCGGTGCTAGAGCGGATTCTGCAGGCGGCGAAGCGGTAGGCGGGCATCCCTCACCCCCGCCCCCTCTCCCGGAGGTAGAGGGGTGACTCACCGCCCATCGCCGTGCCGGACGACTCCCCTCTCCCCCTGGGAGAGGGGCTGGGGGTGAGGGAAGTTTCAGTCCACTCGATTCCCCTCAGAGCTTCGCCACCGAAAAAGTATCGCAACGCCCCACTTCACCCTTCTCGAAGCCCGTCTTGAACCAGCGCACCCGCTGTTCCGAGGTGCCGTGGGTGAAGGAGTCGGGCATCACCTGGCCGCGGGTCTGGCGTTGCAGGCGGTCGTCGCCAATGGCATTGGCGGCGTTCAGGGCCTCTTCCAGGTCACCGGGCTCCAGCCAGTCCAGGCGCTTCTGCGCGTGGAAGGCCCAGACACCGGCCAGGCAGTCGGCCTGGAGTTCCTGGCGCACCAGCAGGCCGTTGTCGCCTTCCACCCGTTCGCCGCGCTGGCGGGCCGCGTTGACCTTGGCGGAGACGCCCAGCAGGGTCTGCACGTGGTGGCCCACTTCATGGGCGATCACATAGGCCTGGGCGAAGTCGCCGGCGGCCTGGAAGCGGCTGGCCATCTCCTCGAAGAAGTCCAGGTCGAGGTAGACCTTCTGGTCTCCCGGACAATAGAAGGGGCCGACCGCCGAATCGGCGAAGCCGCAGGCCGATTGCACGCCGCCGTTGAACAGCACCAGCTTCGGGTCCTGGTACTGGCGGCCGGCGGCCTGGAAGATGGCGCGCCAGGTGTCTTCGGTATCGCCGAGGACGGCACGGACGAATTCCCGCTCCTCCGGCGTGCCGGTGGGCATGGCCGATTGCTGCTGCGGGTTCACCGAGGTGCCCTGCTGGGTCATCTGGCCGAGAATCTGCAGCGGGTCCTCGCCCATCAGCAGCGCCACGACGACCACGATGGCGATCCCGCCCAGCCCCAGTCCCCTGCCGCCGCGCAGGCGCATGCCACCGCCGCCGGCGCTTCCGGCGTCTTCCACGTTGTCGCTGCGACGCGCACGTTGCCAGCGCATGTCCACTCTCCCGTCGTATCGCGAATTATTCAGTGTTGACGCTGGCGGCGATACCCGCCAGCCCGGTCGTCAGTCGAGCTCCGCCGGGGAGGGCAGCAGGCGCGCCTGGGCGAGCAGTTGCACCGTGCCGCCCACCAGCACGTTGCCGGCTTCGCCGACGCATACGTCGAGCCGGCTCGGTCGGCCCACGAAGCGCCCCTGGGCCAGGGAGAAGGCCTGCCCGGCCGGCTCCAGGCCCTGGCTCACCCGCCAGGCGGCCACGGGGCCTGCGGCGCTGCCGGTGGCGATGTCTTCCACCACGCCCAGCGGGTCCCAGGTGCGGCCTTCACGGGCGTCCACATCCATCAGGAAGACAAAGGCCGCGCCTATCCCGGCCAGGGCCGCGTCCAGCGGTTCGCGCTGCCTGGCGTCCGCGAGGCCGGCAGCGGTCACCGGAAGCAGCAGGTAAGGCAGGCCGGTGCTGACCACCTGGGCCGGATAGCGGCTGTCGTAGCGGCTGCCGAAGGCGCCGGCGAAGGTAGCGGCGCTGGCGCCATCCAGCACCTTGCCGAAGGTGGCCGGGCCCTGGTCCATCTCCGCATAGAAGCCCTTGCCCTGGCGACGGGTGGTGATGCCTACCGATTTTTCCGGTAGCTGCAGCAGCCAGTCGGCATCGGCCTTGCCGCCGTGCAGGTGGTGGAGCAGGGCGGCGGCGCCAAGGACCGGGTGGCCGGCGAAGGGCAGTTCCTCCTCCACCGTGAACACCCGCGCGGCGAAGTGGTTGGCGGCATCCAGCGGCGCCAGGAAGATCGACTCGAACTGCCGCAGCTCGCGGGTCAGTTCCTGCATCGCGGCCGGGGATAGGCCACGGCAATCGGGAAACACCGCCAGGCCGTTGCCGGCCAGGACCCGTTCGGCGAAAACATCGACTTGCCAGTACTCCATATGGGGCTCCAGGAACGAAAAACGGCCGCATCGGGCGGCCGTTGAAGGGGGGGCTCGGGATCAGTGTGCAGGATAGTCGCGAAGGACGTCCTGTTTGCCGTCGCGGGACACGCCGATCACCTGGAAGGCGTCATGGCGATCGCCCATTTCCATGCCGGGGGAGCCGACCGGCATGCCGGGCACGGCGGCGCCGAGCAGGTCGGGGCGTTCGCGCAGCTTGAGCACGTCGCTCGCCGGCACGTGGCCTTCGACGAACTTGCCGTCGACCACGCCGGTGTGGCACGAACCCAGGCTGTGGGGCACACCGAGGCGCGTCTTCACTGCGGCCATGTCGTTTTCCACATGGTCGCGCACGGTTATGCCGTTGTCCTGGAGGTGGCTGATCCAGGCCTTGCAGCAGCCGCAGTTGGGGTCGCGGTAGACGTCCATGGTGATCGGCTCGGCGGCCTGGGCGATGCCGGCGAACAGGGTGCTGAGCAGGAGGAGGTAGCGCATGGGGGGCTCCTTGTGGCGACGCGGGCCGGGACGAAGAGGGAAGCATAGCGCCAGCCCCGGCCGGCCCCAAGCGAAGCTCTGTATCAGGCTGTTCCCGGACCGCCTATGCTGATTTCCTGACCCTGTCGCGAGACCCGCCAATGCTCTTCACCCGCGTCCTGCTAGGGCTGCAGGCCCTGATTCTCGCCGGCTTCGGCCTGGCCTACTTCATCCGCCCGGAAGAAATGGCCAGCCTCAGCGGCATGCTGCTGATGGACCCCTCGGCGGTGACCGATGTGCGCGCCTGGTACGGCTGCCTGCAACTGGGCCTCGCGGCCTTCCTGCTGCTGGCGCAATTGCGCCTGCAACTGGCGCGGGCGGCGCTGGATCTGCTGGTGCTGGTCTACGTCGCCCTGGCCCTGGGGCGGGTCAGCGGCCTCTGGCTGGATGGCAGCCTGGGGCAGACCTTCAACCTCTATGCGCTGCTCTTCGAGGTGGTGTCGGCCGGGCTGGCCTTCGTGGCCTTGCGCAAGCTGGACGGGGGGTAGGGCGCCCCCCTCCCGTGGAAGAGGGGCCGGGGTGTGGCTCAGCGGCGTTCCAGCAACACACCCGATTCCATGTGGTGGGTGTAGGGGAACTGGTCGAACAGGGCGCAGCGCACCACCTGGTGGGTGTCGCTGAGCTGCTGGATGTTCGCCGCCAGGGTCTCCGGGTTGCAGGAGATATAGAGGATGCGGTCGAAGCGCCGGGTCAGCTCGCAGGTGTCCGGGTCCATGCCGGCGCGGGGCGGGTCGACGAAGACGTTGCCGAACTGGTAGCTCTTCAGGTCGATGCCGGCCAGGCGGCGGAACGGGCGAACCTCGTTCAGCGCCTCGGTCAGTTCCTCGGCCGAGAGGCGCACCAGGGTCACGTTATCCACAGCATTGTCGGCCAGGTTGGCCAGGGCGGCGTTCACCGAGGTCTTGCTGATCTCGGTGGCCAGCACGCGGCGCACCCGGGTGGCCAGCGGCAGGGTGAAGTTGCCGTTGCCGCAGTAGAGCTCCAGCAGGTCGTCCTGGCGCTCGCCCAGTACCTCGTAGGCCCAGCCGAGCATCTTCTGGTTCACCTCGCCGTTGGGCTGGGTGAAGGCGCCCTCCGGCTGGCGGTAGCGGAAGGCGCGATCGGCGACGGTCAGTTCTTCCTCGACATAGTCGCGGCCGATGACGATGCGCTTGCCCTTGGAGCGACCCACCAGGCTCACGCCCAGCTCGGCGGCGAGCTTTTCGGCCTCGACCTGCCAGGCCTCGTCCAGCGGACGGTGGTAGCAGAGGGTGATCAGCGCATCGCCGGCCAGGGTGGTGAGGAACTCCACCTGGAACAGCTTGAAGGACAGCACCTTGTTGCCCTGCCAGGCGGCCTTGAGCCGTGGCATCAGCTCGTTGATGCGGCGGCTGGCGATGGGGAAGTCCTCGATCATGATCGGGGTGAACTTGTCGCCGGCCTCGAACATGGCGTAGTGGCGGTTCTCGCTGCCGGTCTCGCGCCACAGGCGGAACTCGGCACGCAGGCGGTAGTGCTCGCGGGGGGACTCGAAGATTTCCGGCTCAGGCGCGTTGAACGGCGCCAGCAGCGCCTTCAGGCGCTGGGTTTTCTCTTGGAGCTGGGCGGCGTAGGCCGCGGGGTCGAATTGGGGACGGCTCATCAGTGGAAGAAACCCATCTTGATTACGAAAAGCACGGCCAGGATCACCAGCGCGGGGCTCAGTTCGTTGAAGCGGCCGGCGAGGGTCTTGATCGCGGCCCAGGCGATGAAGCCGAAGGCGATGCCATCGGCGATGGAATAGGTGAACGGCATGGCCAGGGTGGTGATCAGCACCGGCGCGGCGGTGGTCAGGTCATCCCAGTCTATTTCGGCCAGGCCCGACGCCATCAGCACGGCGACGAAGAACAGCGCCGGCGCGGTGGCGAACGCCGGGACGCTGGCCGCCAGCGGCGAGAGGAACAGCGCCAGGAGGAACAGCACGGCGACCACGATGGCGGTCAGGCCGGTACGGCCGCCGGCGCTGACGCCCGCGGCCGATTCGATGTAGCTGGTGGTGGTGGAGGTGCCCAGCAGGGAACCGCCCATGGCGGCGGTGGAGTCGGCGATCAGTGCGCGGCCCATCTTCGGCATGTAGCCGTCGGCGCGCATCAGGCCGGCCTT is a genomic window of Pseudomonas resinovorans NBRC 106553 containing:
- a CDS encoding endonuclease domain-containing protein, yielding MRKPPIDEEHLEFSRALRRTSTDAELYLWHRLRGRQLQGLKFRRQHPVGPFVLDFYCMETCLAVEIDGGQHYLDPRRDQLRDGWLAEQGIRVLRFSSREALRETEAVLERILQAAKR
- a CDS encoding molecular chaperone, with product MDVLHLARKAKPGLGLLLSGLLLASAPARAASSILIWPINPVIEAEQKAAALWLENRGQAPVSMQVRVLAWSQAGYSDQLTPQQAVVGSPPVVSIAPGKRQMIRLIGLRPAPPGTEQAYRVLVDEMLEPDAEPDANLGVKFQMRYSVPLFVFGSGAGMASDAKARPGIQPLAPQLSFSLQQEGGQRFLLLHNQGPAHARLSEVRLSQGGRSVPLAEGLLGYVLPGARMRWVLPAGVADSGLGMEARINEWREPRTIPGQ
- the trmA gene encoding tRNA (uridine(54)-C5)-methyltransferase TrmA, giving the protein MSRPQFDPAAYAAQLQEKTQRLKALLAPFNAPEPEIFESPREHYRLRAEFRLWRETGSENRHYAMFEAGDKFTPIMIEDFPIASRRINELMPRLKAAWQGNKVLSFKLFQVEFLTTLAGDALITLCYHRPLDEAWQVEAEKLAAELGVSLVGRSKGKRIVIGRDYVEEELTVADRAFRYRQPEGAFTQPNGEVNQKMLGWAYEVLGERQDDLLELYCGNGNFTLPLATRVRRVLATEISKTSVNAALANLADNAVDNVTLVRLSAEELTEALNEVRPFRRLAGIDLKSYQFGNVFVDPPRAGMDPDTCELTRRFDRILYISCNPETLAANIQQLSDTHQVVRCALFDQFPYTHHMESGVLLERR
- a CDS encoding fimbria/pilus outer membrane usher protein, giving the protein MARRHGGKLVSSGAGRVVALALALLLGTAAVAAQEPEQRYQLYLQLQINQMPTQRIIPVTVQGGRYFADADELRSVGVRLAHGASGLQALDAIAGLGSRYDQEQQRLDLTLPSEWLPHQQLGQTSVYDMTPAQSDLGLLFNYDFFYNNSEDAAQFLSGFLEQRAFGGFGVLDNTGVYRHTFDDLEENDDGYRRFDSFWRYNDQPRMTSYQAGDLVTGALTWNSAVRLGGVQVARNFGLRPDLVTYPLPRFNGDAQVPTSVDLFINNARVSSDQIAPGPFTLSNVPFISGAGTATLVTTDALGRQVATTVPFYVTNSLLQQGLYDYSLSLGQLREDYGLKNFSYGSRAASGTFRYGVSDAFTLESHAELGEDLRLGGLGGTFAVGRWGTLGSSYTSSHYGGERGQQYSLGYSYFSPLFGVGLQRLQRSTGYVDLGRVGALEDGVLGGALARRIDQATFSVNPPQLGSFGVGYFASESMDGERTRLVNLSWSRSLWGNSSLYLAFNREIGGDGYSALAQFILPFDLYSTFSASIERDSQGDYRQRVNYGRAPPSDGGVGYNLAYGIGNGHYRQADVTWRNRFNQLQAGAYEDDGRRTVWGDMSGSVVAMDGSLFAANRINDAFVLVSTDGFADVPVSFENQPIGRTDRDGHLLVPWVPSYYRGRYEVDPLELPANVRVPEVIRNVAVHQGSGALLEFGMRRVVAASILLVDSRGEVVPRGSKAELVGQGTTAYVGWDGLVYFEGLGERNRIRVERPDGGRCELSFELKDPGGELAQVGPLTCR
- a CDS encoding DUF411 domain-containing protein — translated: MRYLLLLSTLFAGIAQAAEPITMDVYRDPNCGCCKAWISHLQDNGITVRDHVENDMAAVKTRLGVPHSLGSCHTGVVDGKFVEGHVPASDVLKLRERPDLLGAAVPGMPVGSPGMEMGDRHDAFQVIGVSRDGKQDVLRDYPAH
- a CDS encoding HAD family hydrolase; the encoded protein is MSLAQYRHWVFDMDGTLTIAVHDFAAIRVALEIPPEDDILHHLAALPEDEAAAKHAWLLAHERELALNATPATGALDLVRELHGRGCQLGILTRNAHELALLTLQAIGLDDCFASADILGRGEAPPKPHPGGLLHLAERWQVAPGELVMVGDYRFDLDCGRAAGAATVLVNLPENPWPELVDWHARDCGELLRLSRG
- a CDS encoding neutral zinc metallopeptidase; translation: MRWQRARRSDNVEDAGSAGGGGMRLRGGRGLGLGGIAIVVVVALLMGEDPLQILGQMTQQGTSVNPQQQSAMPTGTPEEREFVRAVLGDTEDTWRAIFQAAGRQYQDPKLVLFNGGVQSACGFADSAVGPFYCPGDQKVYLDLDFFEEMASRFQAAGDFAQAYVIAHEVGHHVQTLLGVSAKVNAARQRGERVEGDNGLLVRQELQADCLAGVWAFHAQKRLDWLEPGDLEEALNAANAIGDDRLQRQTRGQVMPDSFTHGTSEQRVRWFKTGFEKGEVGRCDTFSVAKL
- a CDS encoding DUF4345 domain-containing protein, producing the protein MLFTRVLLGLQALILAGFGLAYFIRPEEMASLSGMLLMDPSAVTDVRAWYGCLQLGLAAFLLLAQLRLQLARAALDLLVLVYVALALGRVSGLWLDGSLGQTFNLYALLFEVVSAGLAFVALRKLDGG
- a CDS encoding spore coat U domain-containing protein, whose amino-acid sequence is MAGKLLRWMLVSVLLLGAGRALAACAVTASPLVSLGSVSSLSLITTAQGNIGGAGLRCASVIVLLANNYIRATLQTTPLVLSDGAGHSIPFKVFTRNGGTELQPNVPLELSDLTVLGLLAGATGLPLYFQVPAGPNVPAGTYTATVNINWQYAICENGVLVLCGWQRSPGLTQNCPANLCGAPSNWGTGSIASIQLTLLVSKACIINSTPPVDLGNHALISQFSRVTTSVGVTCTNTEGYTIGFDNGENYQAPWRRLVSGTSHINYNLYFPASGTVWTTAQTQSANGNGAQQNYQFDASVDPTQANVPAGTYLDNVTLIINY
- a CDS encoding PhzF family phenazine biosynthesis protein, which produces MEYWQVDVFAERVLAGNGLAVFPDCRGLSPAAMQELTRELRQFESIFLAPLDAANHFAARVFTVEEELPFAGHPVLGAAALLHHLHGGKADADWLLQLPEKSVGITTRRQGKGFYAEMDQGPATFGKVLDGASAATFAGAFGSRYDSRYPAQVVSTGLPYLLLPVTAAGLADARQREPLDAALAGIGAAFVFLMDVDAREGRTWDPLGVVEDIATGSAAGPVAAWRVSQGLEPAGQAFSLAQGRFVGRPSRLDVCVGEAGNVLVGGTVQLLAQARLLPSPAELD